The sequence below is a genomic window from Uranotaenia lowii strain MFRU-FL chromosome 2, ASM2978415v1, whole genome shotgun sequence.
ATTCGCGGTGCCTTTGCGAATTTGTTCTTCGGTGAGGAAGCCTGAAGCGTTTACGCTTAGTACAGCGATTTCCCACGGGCTTTTATTTTCCTCAAATGGACCGTCTTTACCGCAATAGAGGCGTTATGAAGGATCGGCAATATTATCACGCCCGCGAACGTATTCGACATCATAGTCGTACGGACTTAAGCGTAAAGCCCAGCCGTCTGCGCGAGTTAAAGCTCTCTTGGAATTTTCGCGAGAGCGATTTAAGATAAATGCCACCCCTTGGGCATCAGTGCGAAGTGTGAAATGACGTCcgaaaagaaaaaaggaaaagcgCTCTACTCCCCACACAGCACTGAGGGCTTCGCGTTGATTTTGTGCATACCGTTTTTCCGTTTCCGTCAAAGCTTTGGACGCGAAACTGATTATTCTTGAGACGTTGTTTTTATCTTCCTGTACTAAGACAGCTCCTAGAGCATTGGGGATGCATCTGTATACAAGATAGTGCGATCTTCATTACTGAAGTATCCTAATGTGGTTGTGCATTTGATAATCTTTTCCTTCATTTCTTCGAAAGCTTTCGATTCAGTTGGACCCCAGCTCCACGATTTGGTTGTCGCAACCGCCCAAAGTGGGCTAGATATCTCAGAGAAGTGTTGTATGTGAGGACTCACAAATGATGCTAAGCCTAAGAAACTTCGTAACTCAGATGCTGTTGTGGGCTCTCGAAATTGTTGTATGTTTCTTATTTTCTCGTCCTCAATGTGAAACCCCTGTTCGTTAAGCAGATGACCTAGGAATTTTATTTCTCTCTTATCGAACTCGCACTTTTCTCTATTGAGCGTAAGATTGTTTTCCTCCAAGGTTTTCGTAACTGCGGCTACTGTTGATCGAAGCTCTTCTAGTCCTGAAGCGTATATCAGTATATCGTCTATATAGACGATAATATTTGGTATATCCTGCAATATTCTGCACATCTCCTTCTGGAACACTTCAGGAGCGCAATTGACTCCAAACATTAGACGCGTGAACCTATACATGCCCCCCTCGGACAAGAAAGTTGTGAGTTCTCTCGATTCCTCGTCAAGCTCCAGGTGATAAAACGCGTTACTTAAGTCCAGTTTAGAAAAGAACTTACTCCCGTGCAGTTTCACTTTCATTTCGTCGATTAAGGGTAGACGATAATATTCTCGCTTGATGGCTGTGTTTGGGGCTCGCATGTTGACCACGAGGCGAAAGTCGTTCTTTCCCTTGGGGACTGCAGACATGCCGCTTATCCACTCTGGGGCTTTAGGTACTCTCTCAATTATTCCTCGGGCTTCCATGTCTACTAGTCGCTGGCGAGCCCCATCCCGAAGTGCCGCGGGAACATTGTAATAGGCGTTCCGTACGGGCGGAATATTTCTATCGATGCTAAATCTTACCTTCACACCCGGTACTTTTGGAAAGATATCTTTCTCGGGAAGAGTCTCACAAATGTTCACCGATGCTCCAACTTCTAGAAGTCTCAGGTCACTTGCTGTCTTACGCCCAAGGAGCGAACAACGGCCATTCTGTACGACTAAAAATTCCGcttgaatttttggttttttgtacCCGACGGCGTAGATTGTAGCTACAAATGCGCATTCCAAAGGAATCGGGGTATTCGAAGCATATGCGCGAAGATCATTGTACTGGGAATGGTCTACCAGTTGAAGTTCTACTTGGCCCTGATCAAATTGACTCTTTAAGCATACCCAGTCTTTTCCCGCGAGTATGTTCACATCTGCACCGGAATCTATTAGGAACTCGATTGGGTTTGAGGACCCTACGCTACATTTTATAAGCACATCGTTGAGGGATAGTGCACAGATATTCTGAAATGATTcagtaaaaaacaattttactccccaataattttttttattaaaatattcaagCATAATCTTTTATACCTCTTCATTTTCCTTCTTTTCAGGGACGACGAAACATTTTGGATCTGACTCTATTGCTCTAAGTCTCCGATTCGGGCAACATCTTGCGAAGTGATCCTTTTTGCCACAACTTTTGCAAACCAAACCTAGAGCAGGGCATGTACTGGAACGATGACTACCATGATTGCAGCTTGGGCAACGAGGGCGCTGATTCTCCCTGGAGTCGTCGTCAAACCGAGATCGCTTAGGTGGTGGATTTTTGAAGTTTCTACGGAAATTATCGTTACGTCTGAGCGGCTGACGATATGATGCTTTATGCCTATGATTTATCATGAATGCGCTACTAGACGAACTCGCTTCAATGTTTGCGGCTTCTTCTCGTGTGGCAGACTGCACGATGAAGTTGACATCAGAGCCACTTAATCTGGCGAATTTTGCAACGTCTCGGTTGGTAATGCCCTTCAAGAGTTGAGTTCGGACAAATTTCTCTTGGTCTTCGCGACTGTACCCGCAAAGGCGTACTTTTTCCACTAATCTGGAGTGGAACGTGACGACAGATTCGTCCACACCTTGCTTCATCGCTTGAAAACTATCGTGCTCCGCCGAGGTGTCTGTCATAGACAAGAGAtgcttttcaatgtttttaacaAAGTCTTCGAAGCAGGATGGATTAGAGAGGTCTGGCATCAAGTAAAAAGCATTCACGATTCCTTGAAGTTGATCGCTCAAAGAGATGTACAAAAGCTGAGCTTTTTGTCTAGATGAGTGGGCATTTCCGAGCGAGGCTGCCATTTCAAAGTTCTGAAAGAACCGGCACCACGATTCCCACATCTTGTTCGCTGGTATGTTCTCCGGGAAACGACGGACATGATCCCAGCGAATGTTATTTGATGCACCGTAAGTAACTGGTAATGCTTTCTCGGAGACCGGTGGCTGGCGCTCTGGGATAGGAGATGACGCAGCCTGATCGACACGTTCGCTTGGAGTGCCAATGTTTGAAAAGGACGGTGGCACCTCACCTTTTTGGTAAGCAGCAAGTGCGTCGGTAAGCCAGATACCAAATCTGTTAAATGAATCGATTGTCTTCTGCTTGTGTGCATCCGGATTGATGCCTGAACTGGGGCCCCGGTCATCAGGTTTTGAAGCTGATTCACTCCGGTCGGTTTCCAATCCTTCGGACCAAATTCTTGTTGGATGACGTACGGTGGCTGCGCACGTTTCTTCAACCAAGTCGCAGTTAGAATCTGCTGTAGCATCACGATCCCTATTCAAGATTGAATGTATACTGGTGAGTTGAAATGCCCATAACTTAACTTGACATGACTTACGGAATATTAGTTTCAACATCGTCCAAGTCGGAATTGCAATTGTCGGAGGAGTATTCATCCTTGTTACTTAGGAGCACGTACCGTCCTGGCCGCGGCATTTTTCCGTACTTCTTGTGATAGAACGAAAAGAGAAAGTTTTAGACTATTAGAGTATGCATATTGTCCTGTTATAAGCAAATTACTTTATCCAACAACAATTTACCACTTTGGAaacaaaaagttaacaaaagccatacattttttttcactgacCGTTTTGGCCtagtcataaatttttttatgatcaacAATTTTGGCTTAATTGGATTATAGTTCCCGACTGGCGATTTTGCCTGAACTGGACAAAAGTCCTCGACTTGCAGTTTAGTTTTTAATGGACTATTATCTTTGACTGGCGATTTTTGCCTAACTGGACTAAGAGTCCTCAACTGGCGAACTCGCCTGAACTGGACTTTCGTCCTCGACTGGCAGTTTTGCCTTTACTGGACTTTCGTCCCCGACTGGCAATTTTTGCCTTAACTGGACCAAAAGTCCTTAACTGGCGAACTCGCCTGAACTGGACTTTCGTCCTCGACTGGCAGTTTTGCCTTTACTGGACTTTCGTCCCCGACTGGCAATTTTTGCCTTAACTGGACTACGAGTCCTCAACTGGCGAACTCGCCTGAACTGGACTTTCGTCCTCGACTGGCAGTTTTGCCTTTACTGGACTTTCGTCCCCGACTGGCAATTTTTGCCTTAACTGGACTAAAAGTCCTTAACTGGCGAACTCGCCTGAACTGGACTTTCGTCCTCGACTGGCAATTTTGCCTTTACTGGACTTTCGTCCCCGACTGGCAATTTTTGCCTTAACTGGACTACGAGTCCTCAACTGGCGAACTCGCCTGAACTGGACTTTCGTCCTCGACTGGCAGTTTTGCAATATACGATTGCTAACCAGTCACttcgaataaaatgaaataaaaattaaaatgtctttttaaCCCAGCCTGGTCCTAAGCCTTGCATCAACTCAAATTCTTTAACTAAcgataaatataaattaaaaggaaaatattatttaaacccCGCCAATACTATAACCAACAAGTAGTATTTAGCCtgtttgatattaattttacttAATCGGGAGAATGTCCTGCTCTCAGTGTTCTATtagatcaaaaaaaaattttcacttggTTGATTGAAGTTTAAGTAACTCACCTTGGGTTGGATTGTTCCGCTTGAAACTTTCCGCTGAATTCAGCAAGGTTAGAAGAGAAGTCGGTGGCACTTAACGCTTGATGAAAACACCTTGAATTCAATTGTCCCGTTTTAAAAGTTTCGCGAAATCGGTAAGGCTAAAAGGAAGATCAGTGGCGCTCAAAgtagtttgatgaaaaaaacacaGATGCTATGAAAACAATGAGTTattctgaatattttcaaatgtttcttcTGTCTGATACAACATGGTCTTAAAATCTTAAACTGTcgccattttggaaaaaaataacacgaatCGACGCCATTTTTCTCACTCAATGCAACCAGAGATTTCTtcttaattttaacaattgaaaCTTTCGCTCCTGGCTAGATCGCCATTGTAAAATAGTGATTTTCTAATATCATAAGAAATCTCTGGTTGCTAATAACGTTACATAATAAAGGTTTACCACTGCTAACCGCGCAAGCTATCGCTACGAACGTTGGACGACTAATGGATGCCGATGCAATAGGACCGAGTGCACGAGAAGGAAGGTTGATAGAAAGAGACGAGAGAAGTGCCCCAGTTCGACGAGGGGTAATCAAATGTCAGTAATACTGCGCAAAATGTAATCGGGATATCTTTCGATAATCCATTACTTACAGTCTTCTGTCTcagtttttacccctgaatgtatgcattAAAAGAGCTAAAATAAAAAGTCTTGTGAGATACTTTTCCTTAAAAAACATGATCAGTATCCTACTGGAAAAAGTCGAGTGACTGGTAATAGCCCGCATAATCAAATATCATACACCTTATCGTTGATATTATTCTGTTCTGATTACATGAATAGTGACTATTCGAGTAATCgttctaaaatcttaaaacttttgaataaattttcctttttttatgtgTCCTTGCTTGAAAtgatacgaaaatatttttgaaagatacCAGTAATAATCCTTAAAACAAAACTCAGAATGTATCAGAGTGTGTCTTCGCTGCCaacaaagcaaataaaaatggCGCGTGTTTTGGTTTTGCTAAGCGCAAACGGCGGAATCTCtgtttaatttagaaaaacccCAGCTAATATGTAAGTTTCTAGCAGTATTGTTTTacataaactattttttaactGTTCCAATTATTTTTCAGTAATAAATAACCCTAAAATCCTGAGGTGCACCGTTTGATGGTCCGGAAGAGGAATTCGTCGGTCGACACATTAGCGGCAACAGCAGCACCAAATGCAGCACCAGACTTCCGCCAGAAGCGTTCCTTGCATCACCACCCGCTTTCCGGTGGAAGAGGCCATCATCATGCAACTTTTacatcgaaacaaacaaaatgcGGAATCAATCGCTTCATTCACGGGAGATCCGAATCTCCGCAGGATCACAGAGAACGAATCGCATCTTGGACGAGAATTCCCCGACGTGAAATCCGGATCCTAAGAATCGTGTCGGATAGAACGGGCCCCGAAAGCTGTATATAGAATTggtaagagtttaaatttttatattatgatttgtgcttattttgtttaatttaaggAAAAGATCCAAAACATATCCGAAGCTTCTCCCAACCTCGTCAATGGCATCGCTACCGCTGCTGGGATCTTGAGGTCCCCTCTAGTATGGCTGGTGGAGAAATCGATGAATGGTGAAAAATGGCCAGGGAGCGATCGAAGCATTCGATAGCTACTATTCCAAAAGCCAGGCCCCTGGATGGTAAATGGTAGTGATCTGTCCACTTATGGATTGCTCCAGCCGAAGCGTCCAGCGTCAACAACAAAATCAAGCAAAACGACGCAGCGAGAAAAGATTCGGGCAATGAACGTGATGAGAACAAGAGCAAGGCAGAGAAACAAAATCACGCGTTTGGAGCATCCTGATAAGGAACCACTGGCAGAAGATGATGGTGCAATGATCGTCTTGAATCATTCATCCGTGACGTTGCGCTTGTCCTGTCTCTAGGTACAACCGAGGACACGGCCGCAGCATTCACGCATGAAAGGAATACCCTTGAAAGCTCGTACGTGGCAGCCACACAGTGCACGGTGCACTTAGAGTTCCCGGTCACAAGTGCGGCAAAGTGCCTCTACATGTGCTCCAAGTATGAGTAGAACGACACTTTTGAGTAATTGGGCTCGTTTTCCGACTCCCTTCATCCGTCTCACAAAGGGGGCCGGTCGGTAGGTTACGAATGCAAACGGTGGGTGGAGACCCTCCCTTCCATGGACAAGCTGATGAAAAAAGCTGCGAAGCAGTTCACGGGGCtgctgaaaatttttcggctCGAACTTCTGAGATATAAACTTTCAATCTAGCAAAGGGATATTCACCGCAAGCTTACAGATAGCAGAACAAATACCTTTCGCCGCGTAAGTCGTACTAGGCAAACAAAACAAAGGATCTGGGTATGAATGCTTcttgttatttatattttcaactgaaaataacgacatttttgttttccaGGAAATGTTCGATGACCAAACGTACGGAAGCGGTGATGGATGGAAAAACTTTGGTACATCGTTTCAATTTTCGTCGCAAGGAGCCTGCATGTAGAAACCAAGAAGCTTCAGAATCGGGAGTGTGATGAAGATTGTAGCGTTCAATTCATCGTCCTCATCGAAGGTGTCGAATCTGATTCAAGATGTCCAATGCCGTTGGTTTGGCCGTCTTGCCGGAGTTCCACAGACTCTGCTGGCGCCGATCTAATTCGTGGGAGTCACCCTCCGAGCTTTATTCACCCgatcctgctgctgctgctgcgatcGTTGCTTCAACTTTACGTTGCTGTAACACTCCGTTGTTCAAGCGGCTTGAGTAGGGCCATAACTATAATCATAACTTTATAatcaattatttcttgaaaccaAGAACGAAACAATTAggttatttgaaccaaaaatatcaaacagaATCGAGCTGTGTGTTTAGAATTGTTTGCTTGAGTTAAGATCATCACTTTTGAAGAGAACAGGAAATAGATAGGGGAATATGAACATAAAAAGATTACTACAGCCAAAGAACAAAAGCTTTAAGGAAAagttatatttcgaacatgtagtccaaatccatCACAGCAAACACATCGCTCACTGGAATATTCTATTTATGTTATGTAGACCTAATCGAACTCATATGTATTATGTTTAATAATCATTTACAAATCTTGTAATCAAATCTGTTATGTAATAATGTAGTAATCGAATGTCATATGTTAGGAAATATAATTATCTGTAATAAATTATTAcacgttttcttttattttgagaaTCTTAAAAAGATCTTTTAAAGATACGTAGTATCGTCttataaacttcaaaaaaaaatgataaaataacgATTACATCTATCGTTCAGGTGCTCTcagcttaattttaatttagaaaaaagcaaaaaaatgaatcgtttatttacttaacaacccgttccctgtatcgttatttgtgtctaaacgattccatttgatgaaaaaacgattACTATAATcgttcatttataatccaaaaaccttaaagggaatcttttgagtgtcttgggaagaagataatggtgATCGTTATTGTATGATACTGCTCTATGCGGGAGAGGGCCCTAACATCCGCAAGTTAAgtgaagttttgaaaagcttacatttttttttgcattccactaattttttttattaaaagaagaacaattttacaaaatgtagtGGAAAATctgtaaacgatttttttttattacacatgttcaaagttgaaaaccgtttaactgggcggtagatggtgacttGATGATACCTATAGATAATTGATCCTGAACCTATAGATTTAAAATACAGAAGCAATGCAGGAGTCTCGCACACGTTTTTCAGAACTTAAAAAGATTCTATTGAATATTAAAATGTCTGAACATCATATAGCGTAACGATACAAAATTTCATGTCCGTAATCGTTCATATTCAACAACAGGTACTTGCTGTCGTCCGCTATCTATCATTGGCAGCCAAAATACAACTGAATGTACAAAACCATCAGTTTCCGCCTTCGTACATTGTGGTACTAGAACGACGCGTACGTCCATGCGCGCACCGAAAACTAGGAAAACAAACCTCGTTCGCCTATATACAACGCCATTTCTATACCAACCGAAAATCAGAAGCACAGGGATCCGAAATCTGAACACATCCTTGTTGTTAAGCTTTGTTGTCAGCTAGCATGTTGGAATGCGCCCACAGGACCCTAACGCAAGCACCTTTGTAACAGAATACTTGTGATTCTTTTCCTttgtttctttcaaaaaatgaatgattggaTATCACAACAATTTCTTCGGGACCAGACCACCCACATTAGGTACTGCCATCAAGGCATGTATCTTGAACATATTTGATAACCGTTATCCAGAATCAATCAATGTAAAATCGGATActctttgaaatatttgtgcgaaaccgaaatgaaatttatatactttagaaaaataattaataagtTCATAAGTAATAAGTTAGATTTtgtaatttatataatttttaaagtgaaattgAGAAAGCAAACTGAACAGAAtggagaaaaatttgaaaaaaagaaattccaaCGTTCAAAACTCAGTTACAAAAGATCggactaaaaaatataaaaaataaatccaaatttttaggAAAACGTTAAAACTATATAAACATTATGAATGATTTTCCGTATATGttccttaaatttttaaatctgttatagtccaggtccaggtccaggtctgAAGGTCCAGTTTTAAGTATATTCCCAAAGAAAAATCATATTAATCAAATTTCATAAACATGACACAAATTGGAATAAAGGAATATTAAATCTAAGCACTTTAAACTAATCTCCTGTgattaaaaattcgaaaaccgatcaaTAATGTTTTTAGTAAAAGTTATAGTTAAATGTTCTTATGGATATATTTTCCTCGAATATATAATATAATAGCATTGAATCACATTCACAAATTTCCCTAATTATACCTCAAACTATCTCAACTTCATAatcaaaaatagaataaaaaatacaaacatcaCAAACAGAAACATGTAGCACATGTAGTTCCG
It includes:
- the LOC129743500 gene encoding uncharacterized protein K02A2.6-like — encoded protein: MPRPGRYVLLSNKDEYSSDNCNSDLDDVETNIPDRDATADSNCDLVEETCAATVRHPTRIWSEGLETDRSESASKPDDRGPSSGINPDAHKQKTIDSFNRFGIWLTDALAAYQKGEVPPSFSNIGTPSERVDQAASSPIPERQPPVSEKALPVTYGASNNIRWDHVRRFPENIPANKMWESWCRFFQNFEMAASLGNAHSSRQKAQLLYISLSDQLQGIVNAFYLMPDLSNPSCFEDFVKNIEKHLLSMTDTSAEHDSFQAMKQGVDESVVTFHSRLVEKVRLCGYSREDQEKFVRTQLLKGITNRDVAKFARLSGSDVNFIVQSATREEAANIEASSSSSAFMINHRHKASYRQPLRRNDNFRRNFKNPPPKRSRFDDDSRENQRPRCPSCNHGSHRSSTCPALGLVCKSCGKKDHFARCCPNRRLRAIESDPKCFVVPEKKENEENICALSLNDVLIKCSVGSSNPIEFLIDSGADVNILAGKDWVCLKSQFDQGQVELQLVDHSQYNDLRAYASNTPIPLECAFVATIYAVGYKKPKIQAEFLVVQNGRCSLLGRKTASDLRLLEVGASVNICETLPEKDIFPKVPGVKVRFSIDRNIPPVRNAYYNVPAALRDGARQRLVDMEARGIIERVPKAPEWISGMSAVPKGKNDFRLVVNMRAPNTAIKREYYRLPLIDEMKVKLHGSKFFSKLDLSNAFYHLELDEESRELTTFLSEGGMYRFTRLMFGVNCAPEVFQKEMCRILQDIPNIIVYIDDILIYASGLEELRSTVAAVTKTLEENNLTLNREKCEFDKREIKFLGHLLNEQGFHIEDEKIRNIQQFREPTTASELRSFLGLASFVSPHIQHFSEISSPLWAVATTKSWSWGPTESKAFEEMKEKIIKCTTTLGYFSNEDRTILYTDASPML